A window from Sphingopyxis alaskensis RB2256 encodes these proteins:
- a CDS encoding Atxe2 family lasso peptide isopeptidase → MLTGIALLAAVTAGIPAHGADPCSAFEQDAATLAPPRVMTSRDLATISDIGRSSPFDTESPFSLSPDGRQIALMVRRGNPETNSFCQRLILVPRSGSGSHVELDRGGQFIRTLFDLRNLAAVRAGTAQIITPRWSPDGATIAYLKRVTDNTQVWIVPSTGGVARAATDLDFEVEDFAWGADGKNLIVAGRPDLAKAEAMIDEEASRGYLFDARFSPMMSDRPFPVGSYPTRYFHVALSDHDRRDASVEEIALLDPSASADRPPDAIRFAADGRGNVAWTRKLDRSLLISPFQLHIRWRSGSTTICDTSTCGGIQRLWWMPKSDVLLFLARDGWGGSRTTLYRWNVGAKAPVAVMSTKDALIGCALNAAELICMREGSRRTRRLVAIDIHTMRSRTIFDPNPQMARLRLGEVHRLRFRNAFGMECFADLVLPPSAETDEKLPMVVVQYNSRGFLRGGTGDEVPIQVLAGRGFAVLSFERPFGVPGTREARSELEYRQLARKDWIDRRSVQSALEEAVRGAIATGLIDPDRIGISGFSEGTTMTQWALINSRIFKVASLGVCCEDKVALPLNGGTGYENYLKEMGYPLFEDSNDRFWNPLSLAQNAGKIEVPILVQTSDDEYEAGLDVMEAFRRRGNPIEMYVFKDEPHIKWQPAHRLAIYERNVDWFEFWLMRRMDCSPGKRAQYARWQTMRGAPDLSAQCAIAASGGP, encoded by the coding sequence ATGTTGACCGGCATCGCGCTGCTGGCGGCGGTCACCGCCGGTATTCCGGCTCACGGGGCGGATCCCTGTTCCGCGTTTGAGCAGGATGCGGCGACGCTTGCGCCTCCTCGCGTCATGACCTCACGCGACCTTGCAACCATTTCCGACATCGGCCGATCGAGCCCGTTCGATACGGAAAGCCCGTTCAGCCTATCACCCGATGGCCGCCAGATTGCCTTGATGGTGCGGCGCGGTAATCCGGAAACGAACAGCTTCTGCCAGAGACTCATTCTGGTCCCTCGATCGGGATCGGGCAGTCACGTCGAGCTGGACCGAGGCGGCCAATTCATCCGTACTCTCTTCGATCTGCGCAATTTGGCGGCGGTGCGTGCGGGGACCGCACAGATCATCACGCCGCGCTGGTCGCCCGACGGGGCAACGATCGCTTATCTCAAACGGGTCACTGACAACACGCAGGTCTGGATCGTCCCCTCCACGGGAGGCGTTGCCCGTGCTGCAACGGATCTCGATTTTGAAGTTGAGGATTTCGCCTGGGGCGCTGACGGAAAGAACCTAATAGTGGCAGGGCGTCCCGACCTCGCCAAGGCCGAGGCGATGATCGACGAAGAAGCGAGCAGGGGCTATCTGTTCGACGCGCGTTTCAGTCCCATGATGTCCGATCGCCCCTTCCCGGTGGGAAGCTACCCGACGCGATACTTCCATGTCGCTTTGTCGGATCATGACCGGCGTGACGCATCGGTCGAGGAAATAGCGCTGCTCGATCCTTCAGCCAGCGCTGACAGGCCGCCGGACGCGATCCGGTTCGCGGCTGACGGGCGCGGCAATGTAGCATGGACCCGGAAACTAGACCGGTCCCTCCTCATCTCGCCCTTCCAACTGCACATTCGGTGGCGCTCCGGCAGCACCACGATATGCGACACAAGTACCTGCGGCGGCATCCAGCGTCTATGGTGGATGCCAAAGAGCGACGTCCTGCTGTTCCTCGCCCGAGATGGATGGGGAGGAAGCCGTACCACTCTCTATCGGTGGAATGTCGGCGCCAAAGCCCCGGTTGCCGTGATGAGCACCAAAGATGCGTTGATCGGCTGCGCATTGAACGCGGCCGAACTGATCTGCATGCGCGAAGGCTCGCGACGAACCCGGCGCCTCGTCGCGATCGACATCCACACGATGCGATCGCGAACGATTTTCGATCCCAATCCCCAGATGGCCCGGTTGCGCCTTGGCGAGGTCCATCGGCTGCGATTCCGCAATGCTTTCGGCATGGAGTGCTTTGCTGATCTGGTTCTGCCGCCCAGCGCAGAGACAGACGAAAAGCTTCCGATGGTTGTGGTGCAATATAACAGCCGCGGCTTTCTCCGTGGCGGTACGGGTGATGAAGTCCCTATTCAGGTATTAGCTGGTCGAGGCTTCGCCGTGCTGAGCTTTGAACGCCCATTCGGCGTGCCGGGAACGCGGGAAGCACGAAGCGAGCTCGAATATCGACAATTGGCGCGCAAGGATTGGATCGATCGCCGCAGCGTTCAGTCCGCGCTCGAGGAAGCTGTTCGCGGGGCAATCGCAACCGGACTGATCGATCCCGACCGGATCGGCATTTCCGGGTTCAGCGAAGGCACGACAATGACCCAATGGGCGCTCATCAACAGCCGGATCTTCAAGGTCGCTTCCCTTGGCGTTTGCTGCGAGGACAAGGTGGCGCTGCCGCTCAACGGCGGCACTGGCTACGAAAACTATCTGAAGGAGATGGGCTATCCCCTCTTCGAAGATAGTAATGATCGCTTCTGGAACCCGCTTTCCCTGGCTCAAAACGCGGGCAAGATTGAGGTGCCCATCCTGGTGCAGACAAGCGACGATGAATATGAAGCGGGTCTGGATGTCATGGAGGCTTTTCGCAGGCGCGGCAATCCCATCGAAATGTATGTGTTCAAGGATGAGCCACATATCAAATGGCAGCCTGCGCACCGGTTGGCGATATACGAGCGGAATGTCGATTGGTTTGAATTCTGGTTGATGAGGCGAATGGATTGTTCGCCGGGCAAGCGTGCCCAGTATGCCCGATGGCAGACCATGCGGGGCGCCCCGGATTTATCGGCCCAATGCGCTATCGCTGCTTCCGGCGGACCGTGA
- a CDS encoding type II toxin-antitoxin system VapC family toxin, whose amino-acid sequence MYLLDTNIVSDLIRHPGGAIATRIAEIGEAEVATSIVVAGELRFGAERKGSERLTRQMEEILGLLPVLPLGGNADVHYGILRADLERRGLPIGGNDMLIAAHALTLGAMLVTDNVREFERVEGLTVENWLRSN is encoded by the coding sequence ATGTATCTGCTCGACACCAATATCGTATCGGACCTGATCCGGCACCCCGGCGGCGCGATCGCAACGCGCATTGCCGAGATCGGCGAGGCCGAAGTCGCCACCAGCATTGTCGTCGCCGGCGAACTCCGTTTTGGCGCGGAGCGCAAGGGATCCGAACGATTGACACGGCAGATGGAGGAGATCCTGGGGTTGTTGCCCGTCCTGCCCTTGGGCGGCAATGCCGATGTTCACTATGGTATTCTTCGCGCCGATCTCGAACGACGCGGCCTGCCGATTGGCGGCAATGACATGTTGATCGCGGCGCATGCACTGACGCTTGGCGCAATGCTGGTCACCGACAATGTCCGGGAATTCGAGCGGGTCGAAGGACTGACGGTCGAGAACTGGCTGCGTTCGAACTGA
- a CDS encoding TonB-dependent receptor, producing the protein MAEKRFHELAALLAGAAMAALPMPALAQSDQTYQFDLQAQDLGDALRSVAAKAGWELYASAEDVNGVPAPRLEGELTARQAIERLLADTNLRARFRDGAVIIRGRTAAIVTAGDEAADSEIVVTGSLIRGADIPSARITVSRSDIENAGQSDLGEVVRNIPQNFSGGQNPGVGFGAGQLNSNLNSASHLNLRGLGSDATLTLLNGHRLPYDGAFGGVDISAIPVEAVERIEIVPDGSSAQYGSDAVAGVANIILRRDFTGLKTSARIGGSTDGGNFQQGADVVGGTSWTSGNLIAAYHFAHNSAIYARQRSYTDALAPGNSLYPSIRQHAVTMSGRQTLAPGIEFKVDGLYSNRRSIITSGSLGNAGLTESRYAPTTKAFSIIPAIDVDLGGQWMAKASLAYGKDNSRYNRLFSQPGIAGTVTSGCYCNTTLTTELVIDGPLVSLPAGDLRVAIGGGYRSSSLRYSRYENEGLVAAFDASRKSHYLFGEVQLPVIAPEQSVPLVRRLTITAAARYENYPGMASVTTPKLGAVLEPNRDLTIKASWGRSFKAPTLYQQHVGYEAYLLPANWYVPAASGTIFYASGGNPDLEPERARSWSAGFEFHPQALEGFHVGASYFNVRYRDRVARPIAGSIASAFSQPGYASLLNYAPSTELLDRLAAGSLYGLTNYTAGPFDPANVLVLVDNRNLNLARQDIEGVDINTSVRFSISPDQNIGLTGSATYLKSDQQLTPLLPRTQLAGVIFNPPHWRGRLGASWEARRFNVSMFANYTGSVTDNRYLPSSSVDSILTFDLAARLDIGNSSSRSPALTITIVANNMFNAKPDIIRVTGSTDTPYDSTNYSATGRFLGLTVSRSW; encoded by the coding sequence ATGGCGGAGAAACGGTTTCACGAGCTTGCGGCGCTGCTCGCGGGTGCCGCGATGGCGGCGTTGCCGATGCCGGCGCTGGCGCAGAGCGATCAGACTTATCAGTTCGACCTCCAGGCCCAGGATCTGGGCGATGCGCTGCGCAGCGTCGCGGCCAAAGCAGGTTGGGAGCTTTATGCGTCGGCCGAGGATGTGAACGGCGTTCCCGCGCCCAGGCTCGAAGGCGAGCTCACCGCCCGGCAGGCGATCGAGCGCTTGCTGGCCGACACGAACCTGCGTGCTCGCTTCCGCGATGGAGCCGTGATCATCCGGGGGCGAACGGCAGCGATAGTGACGGCGGGCGATGAGGCGGCCGACAGCGAGATCGTCGTGACGGGCAGCCTCATACGTGGTGCCGACATCCCCTCCGCCAGAATTACCGTATCCCGGTCGGACATCGAAAATGCCGGACAGTCGGATCTGGGCGAGGTGGTTCGCAATATCCCCCAGAACTTCAGTGGTGGCCAGAACCCTGGCGTCGGCTTTGGTGCCGGGCAACTCAACTCCAACCTCAATTCAGCGTCGCATCTCAACCTGCGTGGTCTTGGTTCCGATGCGACGCTGACGCTGCTGAACGGCCATCGGCTCCCTTATGATGGCGCGTTCGGGGGCGTCGATATTTCCGCCATACCGGTCGAAGCCGTCGAGCGGATCGAGATCGTGCCCGATGGTTCTTCCGCGCAATATGGGTCGGACGCGGTGGCAGGCGTCGCCAATATCATACTTCGGAGAGATTTTACGGGATTGAAGACCTCGGCACGGATCGGAGGTTCGACCGATGGCGGCAACTTCCAGCAAGGTGCCGATGTCGTCGGCGGTACGAGCTGGACTTCCGGCAACTTGATCGCCGCCTATCACTTCGCGCACAATTCAGCGATCTATGCGCGGCAACGCAGCTATACGGACGCGCTGGCGCCGGGAAACTCCCTCTACCCCTCGATCCGCCAGCATGCCGTGACGATGTCCGGTCGCCAGACGCTGGCGCCGGGAATCGAGTTCAAGGTTGACGGCCTCTACAGCAACCGGCGTTCGATTATTACCTCGGGCAGCTTGGGGAACGCTGGTCTTACCGAGTCCCGATACGCTCCAACGACGAAGGCCTTCTCCATCATCCCGGCCATCGATGTGGACCTGGGCGGCCAATGGATGGCGAAAGCCTCGCTCGCCTATGGCAAGGACAACAGTCGCTACAACAGGTTGTTCAGCCAGCCGGGCATTGCGGGCACGGTAACGTCCGGCTGTTACTGTAACACCACCTTGACCACTGAGCTGGTGATCGACGGACCGCTCGTCTCCTTGCCTGCGGGAGATCTGCGTGTGGCGATCGGTGGAGGATATCGCTCCAGCAGCCTGCGCTATTCGCGTTACGAAAATGAAGGTCTTGTCGCTGCGTTCGACGCTAGCCGGAAAAGCCACTATCTCTTTGGAGAAGTCCAGCTTCCGGTAATCGCTCCCGAGCAAAGTGTGCCGCTGGTCCGCCGGCTCACAATCACCGCCGCGGCTCGCTATGAAAACTATCCGGGCATGGCGAGCGTCACGACGCCGAAGCTTGGTGCTGTCCTTGAACCCAATCGCGACCTCACGATCAAGGCCTCGTGGGGCCGATCGTTCAAGGCGCCCACGCTCTATCAGCAACATGTCGGCTACGAGGCCTATCTTCTCCCCGCCAACTGGTATGTTCCAGCCGCCTCAGGCACGATCTTCTATGCAAGCGGCGGAAACCCAGACCTGGAACCCGAACGCGCGCGCAGTTGGTCGGCGGGGTTCGAATTTCATCCTCAAGCGCTCGAAGGGTTTCACGTCGGCGCGAGCTATTTCAACGTGCGCTATCGGGATCGCGTCGCCAGACCAATCGCCGGATCGATCGCATCCGCGTTCAGTCAGCCGGGCTATGCCAGTTTGTTGAACTATGCGCCTTCTACGGAGCTGCTCGACAGACTTGCGGCGGGTTCGCTTTATGGCTTGACCAACTATACCGCTGGTCCGTTCGATCCAGCAAACGTGCTCGTCCTCGTGGACAACCGCAACCTCAATCTTGCGCGACAGGACATTGAGGGCGTCGACATAAACACCAGCGTTCGTTTCTCCATCAGCCCGGATCAAAATATCGGGCTGACCGGATCGGCGACGTATCTCAAAAGCGACCAGCAACTCACGCCGCTCCTGCCACGCACACAGCTTGCGGGCGTGATCTTCAATCCGCCCCATTGGCGCGGACGCCTCGGTGCCAGTTGGGAAGCGCGGCGCTTCAACGTATCGATGTTCGCCAACTATACGGGCAGCGTCACGGACAATCGCTACCTCCCGTCAAGTTCGGTCGATTCCATCCTGACCTTCGACCTCGCGGCCAGGTTGGACATTGGAAACTCTTCGTCCCGGTCGCCAGCGCTGACAATCACGATCGTTGCCAATAATATGTTCAATGCAAAGCCCGACATCATTCGGGTAACCGGCTCAACAGACACGCCCTACGATTCAACGAATTATTCGGCGACCGGTCGCTTTCTCGGATTGACCGTATCCCGGAGCTGGTGA
- a CDS encoding FecR family protein: MSGEEWPAGKASSSSDLEAAAWCFRLKETPTEALFAEFRSWIDASKTNAEAFANAMLVAPMKPAERDRIEQFLGQPLPALDRSGSKARTGSPAATIHTFPAKNDATPLKPAGPSRKGRRWAAGAIAAAAMVALTVGLLPNLPLPWLMSQARAETYATGHGDIRRFTLEDGSLVTLDTDSRVEVAIDRSKRHALLRQGRARFVVAADPRPFTIQAGNGDVVAAEGAIDVEVAGNAHVELRLRSGSASVKARDTNDKQSESMPLTIDHPVLYAGGDFAPRVVTAPTADTRDWPSGWVEYRTIPLGELIREANRYAKTPIILDDPKLAGLAASGRFQLTETDRFASRIAELFQLRISRRADGIHLRPQ, from the coding sequence ATGAGCGGCGAAGAATGGCCGGCCGGCAAAGCCTCGTCATCAAGCGATCTCGAAGCGGCAGCCTGGTGTTTTCGCTTGAAGGAAACGCCAACAGAGGCGCTGTTCGCCGAATTCCGGTCTTGGATCGATGCGTCCAAGACCAACGCCGAGGCGTTCGCCAATGCGATGCTGGTGGCACCGATGAAGCCCGCCGAGCGCGACCGCATCGAACAGTTTCTGGGACAACCCCTCCCTGCCCTCGATCGATCCGGCAGCAAGGCGCGAACGGGTTCGCCAGCAGCAACGATTCACACCTTTCCGGCCAAGAACGATGCAACTCCGCTCAAACCCGCAGGCCCCAGCCGCAAGGGACGCAGATGGGCGGCCGGCGCGATAGCGGCGGCGGCAATGGTTGCGCTGACCGTCGGGCTCCTCCCGAACTTGCCGCTCCCGTGGCTCATGTCGCAGGCCCGAGCCGAGACCTATGCGACGGGTCATGGAGATATCCGGCGTTTCACGCTGGAGGACGGATCGCTCGTGACGCTCGACACCGACAGCCGGGTCGAGGTGGCAATCGACCGGAGCAAACGCCACGCCCTGCTGCGCCAGGGCCGCGCGCGCTTCGTCGTGGCGGCCGATCCGCGCCCCTTCACGATCCAGGCCGGGAATGGCGATGTCGTCGCGGCCGAAGGGGCGATTGATGTCGAGGTGGCCGGGAATGCCCACGTCGAACTGCGCCTGCGGTCGGGCTCGGCCAGCGTGAAGGCACGCGATACAAACGATAAACAGAGCGAGAGCATGCCGCTCACGATCGACCATCCCGTCCTCTACGCGGGAGGCGATTTCGCGCCGCGGGTGGTTACGGCGCCGACGGCTGATACGCGCGACTGGCCGAGCGGATGGGTGGAATATCGCACGATCCCGCTCGGCGAGCTTATCCGCGAGGCAAATCGCTATGCGAAAACGCCGATCATCCTCGACGATCCGAAGCTTGCGGGCCTCGCCGCGTCAGGGCGGTTCCAACTCACCGAGACGGACAGGTTCGCAAGCCGGATCGCCGAGTTGTTCCAGCTCCGCATCTCCCGCCGGGCCGACGGCATCCATCTCCGGCCCCAATAG
- a CDS encoding antitoxin: MFKNGRSQAVRIPREFELPGDEAVMRKEGERIIIEPAPAKSLLALLARLKPIEEDFGEIEDRAPAPVDF, from the coding sequence TTGTTCAAGAACGGCCGCAGCCAGGCGGTTCGGATTCCGCGCGAATTCGAATTGCCAGGAGACGAAGCGGTCATGCGCAAGGAGGGTGAGCGGATCATCATCGAGCCAGCGCCTGCCAAATCATTGCTTGCACTGCTTGCCCGCCTGAAGCCGATCGAAGAGGATTTCGGCGAAATTGAGGACCGCGCCCCCGCTCCGGTCGATTTCTGA
- a CDS encoding asparagine synthase-related protein produces MIIGRLFSRETFSAIEEMTAAEAAKLIDSGGAALIKDYWGAYVAVHQSDAVGGYSITRAPSGFLPCYQVETRTHHIWASDLHTLSAAGIAVSKVDWERLYEHLQWPDVRRRHSCIDGVSELAPGSARAVSGDAPKDQMLWEPWAFTHPDVAIDPDHAVTRLRDTVFASVGALASDYQNIIVGVSGGLDSSIVCAALTRGRHRFSCLTMATTDASGDERRYAASVAAVAGVPLAAHQYAVDNIDLSRSSAVHLPRPVGRPFLQELDRAYAAEICKTGADAIFTGNGGDNVFCFLHSAAPVVDRFRQERGLKPAWNTLLDMCRVTQCDIPTMARAAFKLSRIRPSLVASEPDLTLLNAARAVLAQSAPLTPYMDRVAGRFPGKLAHVRLLQRIQNFVEGQDRTTFPPMFPVLLAQPIVETCLRISSWQWCEGGINRSVARRAFGGFLPRQVVHRTSKAGPDSVTAAAFESGRPKLRELLLDGLLRQNRIIDAMAVEQALSSARTSRDQLLYRILDLADAEAWARSRSAGSSDSALGR; encoded by the coding sequence ATGATCATCGGCCGCCTGTTCTCTCGCGAGACATTTTCAGCCATTGAGGAGATGACCGCTGCCGAAGCAGCCAAGCTCATCGATTCAGGCGGTGCCGCACTGATCAAGGACTATTGGGGGGCGTATGTTGCCGTCCATCAAAGCGATGCTGTCGGCGGCTATTCAATCACAAGGGCCCCATCGGGCTTTTTGCCATGCTACCAGGTTGAAACGCGCACGCATCATATCTGGGCCTCGGATCTGCATACGCTGTCCGCGGCGGGGATTGCCGTGTCGAAGGTGGATTGGGAGCGCCTCTATGAGCATCTCCAATGGCCTGACGTGCGCCGCCGGCATAGTTGCATCGATGGCGTGTCGGAACTGGCACCCGGCAGCGCAAGGGCAGTATCCGGTGATGCACCCAAAGATCAAATGCTCTGGGAGCCGTGGGCATTCACACACCCGGACGTGGCGATCGATCCGGATCACGCCGTCACGCGCCTGCGCGACACCGTCTTTGCGTCGGTCGGTGCTCTCGCGTCAGACTATCAAAATATCATCGTGGGCGTGTCCGGCGGTCTGGATTCGTCGATCGTCTGCGCCGCACTGACACGGGGAAGACACCGCTTCAGTTGTCTGACCATGGCGACCACTGATGCCAGCGGTGACGAACGCCGCTATGCCGCCAGCGTCGCGGCCGTGGCCGGAGTCCCTCTCGCGGCGCATCAATATGCCGTCGACAATATCGACCTCAGCCGTTCATCCGCAGTGCATCTGCCGCGCCCAGTTGGGCGCCCGTTTTTGCAGGAGTTAGACCGGGCTTACGCTGCGGAAATATGCAAGACTGGTGCGGATGCGATATTTACAGGGAATGGCGGGGACAACGTCTTCTGCTTTCTCCATTCCGCAGCCCCAGTTGTTGATCGTTTCCGCCAAGAGAGAGGCCTGAAGCCAGCCTGGAACACGCTGCTGGATATGTGCCGGGTGACCCAATGCGACATCCCGACGATGGCCCGCGCGGCCTTTAAGCTGTCGCGCATCCGGCCGTCTCTCGTGGCGTCTGAACCCGACCTGACACTCCTCAATGCCGCGCGTGCCGTCCTTGCGCAATCCGCACCGCTTACGCCCTATATGGATAGGGTGGCCGGACGGTTTCCCGGCAAACTGGCGCACGTCCGCTTGCTTCAGCGCATCCAGAACTTCGTGGAAGGGCAGGATCGCACCACCTTTCCTCCCATGTTTCCGGTGCTTCTCGCTCAGCCCATCGTCGAGACCTGTCTGCGCATATCGAGCTGGCAGTGGTGCGAAGGCGGCATCAACCGATCGGTCGCGCGGCGGGCATTTGGCGGCTTTCTCCCCCGGCAGGTGGTCCATAGGACGTCTAAGGCTGGCCCTGACAGCGTAACGGCTGCCGCCTTCGAATCAGGTAGGCCAAAGCTTCGCGAACTGTTGCTCGATGGCCTTCTCCGCCAAAATCGGATCATCGATGCCATGGCCGTGGAGCAGGCTCTGTCCAGCGCGCGGACAAGCCGCGACCAACTCCTCTACCGTATTCTTGATCTTGCCGACGCAGAGGCTTGGGCGCGGTCACGGTCCGCCGGAAGCAGCGATAGCGCATTGGGCCGATAA
- a CDS encoding benenodin family lasso peptide: MERTEVIEEVIDLGKASVETKGEALIDQDVGGGRQQFLTGIAQD, encoded by the coding sequence ATGGAACGCACCGAAGTAATCGAGGAGGTCATCGACCTGGGCAAGGCGTCGGTCGAAACCAAGGGCGAGGCGCTGATCGATCAGGATGTCGGCGGCGGCCGGCAGCAGTTCCTCACCGGAATCGCGCAGGACTGA
- a CDS encoding lasso peptide biosynthesis B2 protein, translated as MNRDRYFQLGADLEASFLSVIEGHSAPTLAVSALTERGILCSKDGYEVRQQVELPVPSRAADALKGETTLGETLRALLAETRIRKRLDRQGLASVISSLRSEKTRAVTASIDHRMSARTIRAFELAKLVRTPANRCLSRSIALVQRLAAQGCAAHLVIGVRVIPFAAHSWAQIGDVVLNDSPEEVARFTQIFVL; from the coding sequence ATGAATAGGGATCGCTATTTCCAGTTAGGCGCAGATCTCGAGGCCAGTTTCCTGTCCGTCATCGAAGGACATTCCGCACCAACGCTGGCCGTTTCGGCCCTGACCGAGAGGGGCATCCTGTGTTCGAAAGACGGCTACGAAGTGAGGCAGCAGGTCGAATTGCCTGTGCCGTCACGGGCAGCGGATGCGCTGAAGGGCGAGACAACCCTGGGCGAAACGCTGAGGGCACTCCTTGCCGAAACCCGGATCAGGAAACGGCTCGACCGGCAGGGACTGGCATCGGTCATTTCTTCCCTGCGCAGCGAGAAAACTAGGGCGGTCACTGCTTCAATCGATCATCGTATGTCGGCCAGAACAATCAGGGCCTTCGAACTGGCGAAGCTCGTCAGGACGCCGGCAAACCGATGCCTGTCGCGCTCGATCGCTCTTGTTCAACGGCTCGCCGCACAAGGATGTGCAGCCCATCTCGTGATAGGGGTCAGGGTTATTCCTTTCGCCGCGCATAGCTGGGCACAGATTGGCGACGTCGTTCTCAACGACTCGCCCGAGGAGGTCGCGCGCTTTACGCAGATCTTTGTCCTGTGA
- a CDS encoding RNA polymerase sigma factor, with protein sequence MEVSWPASRPSCAAAPGKFHVSSSAPPFRHHRPPFSVSSGAHNCPVDVFEPACGEASATNLDETFRTERRALLRYLGRRAGHDAAPDLVQEVFARAAGSAQASRLANPAAFVRRIARNLLIDRARRRESDNNIVIFPLDEQRDLSVPPEQTLNLEAADLLRIYEQAVNDLPEKTRRVFMMSRDEELTYSQISEQLGISMATVQYHMVRAIAFVAAAVKDHR encoded by the coding sequence ATGGAAGTATCATGGCCGGCTTCCCGGCCATCATGCGCTGCTGCCCCCGGGAAGTTCCACGTGTCATCGTCCGCTCCGCCGTTTCGCCACCATCGGCCTCCCTTTTCGGTTTCGTCGGGAGCGCATAACTGCCCTGTCGACGTCTTCGAGCCTGCCTGTGGAGAGGCCTCCGCGACCAACCTGGACGAGACGTTTCGTACCGAACGCAGGGCGCTCTTGCGCTATCTGGGGCGCCGTGCGGGTCATGATGCCGCGCCCGATCTGGTGCAGGAAGTGTTCGCCCGAGCAGCCGGCAGCGCGCAGGCGTCGCGTCTCGCCAATCCGGCGGCGTTCGTCAGGCGCATCGCCAGGAACCTGCTGATCGACCGCGCGCGTCGCCGCGAGAGCGACAATAATATCGTGATCTTTCCTCTCGACGAGCAGCGCGACCTAAGCGTGCCGCCGGAACAAACTCTGAATCTCGAAGCGGCCGACCTGTTGCGCATCTACGAACAGGCGGTCAATGATCTGCCCGAGAAGACCCGCCGGGTCTTTATGATGAGCCGGGACGAAGAACTCACCTATAGTCAGATCAGTGAACAACTCGGGATCAGCATGGCGACAGTGCAATATCATATGGTGCGCGCGATCGCCTTCGTCGCCGCGGCGGTGAAGGATCATCGATGA
- a CDS encoding DUF2274 domain-containing protein: MSKLKLGPIDDDKPVKLTLELPAPVHRDLIAYARVHASQTGLSQPLPVERLIAPMLERFMATDRGFVRNRSQTGSKSD, translated from the coding sequence ATGAGCAAGCTGAAACTGGGTCCGATCGACGATGACAAGCCGGTCAAGCTGACATTGGAACTGCCGGCGCCCGTCCACCGCGATCTCATTGCCTATGCCAGGGTTCACGCTTCTCAGACCGGTCTTTCTCAGCCGCTCCCCGTCGAGCGCCTGATTGCGCCGATGCTCGAACGGTTCATGGCTACCGATCGCGGCTTTGTCAGGAACAGAAGTCAGACTGGGTCCAAATCGGATTAA